One Punica granatum isolate Tunisia-2019 chromosome 3, ASM765513v2, whole genome shotgun sequence genomic window carries:
- the LOC116200700 gene encoding hydroxyphenylpyruvate reductase-like, whose product MEGFGVLMTCPMFPYLEQQLDRRFNLFRLWDFPSKSEFLRRHSDSIRAVVGNTKAGADAELIEALPRLDIVSSYSVGLDRIDLGRCEEKGIRVTNTPDVLTEDVADAAIGLILAVLRRVCAADGFVRSWRWKTGDFELSSKVSGKPVGIIGLGRIGSAIAKRAEAFGCPIAYYSQSVKPHTSYKYYSSVIDLARDSRILVVSCSLTEETQHIINREVIDALGPEGVLINIGRGAHVDEPELVSALLEGRIGGAGLDVFENEPEVPEELIGMKNVVLLPHAASDTEETCKAMADLVIGNLEAHFLKKPLLTPVI is encoded by the coding sequence ATGGAAGGCTTCGGCGTCCTGATGACCTGCCCGATGTTCCCCTACCTCGAGCAGCAGCTCGACCGCCGATTCAATCTCTTCCGCCTCTGGGACTTCCCCTCCAAATCGGAATTCCTCCGGCGACACTCCGACTCGATCCGGGCAGTCGTCGGTAACACCAAGGCCGGCGCCGACGCCGAGCTGATCGAGGCCCTGCCGCGGCTTGACATCGTCTCCAGCTACAGCGTCGGACTGGATCGGATCGATCTGGGGAGATGCGAGGAGAAGGGGATTAGGGTCACGAATACCCCCGACGTGCTGACGGAGGACGTGGCGGACGCCGCCATTGGGCTGATATTGGCCGTCCTGAGGCGGGTTTGTGCGGCGGATGGGTTCGTGAGGAGCTGGAGGTGGAAAACCGGAGATTTTGAGCTGAGCTCGAAGGTTTCTGGCAAGCCGGTCGGTATCATTGGGTTGGGCAGGATCGGGTCGGCGATTGCAAAGAGGGCCGAGGCATTCGGCTGCCCAATCGCCTACTATTCCCAGTCAGTGAAGCCGCACACGAGCTACAAATACTACTCAAGTGTAATCGACTTAGCCCGGGATTCTCGGATCCTCGTGGTCTCCTGCTCCCTCACTGAAGAGACCCAACACATCATCAATCGCGAGGTGATTGATGCGCTGGGCCCAGAGGGTGTACTGATAAATATTGGACGGGGAGCTCATGTGGACGAGCCCGAGCTCGTGTCTGCCCTGCTTGAGGGTCGGATTGGTGGGGCAGGGCTCGATGTGTTTGAGAACGAGCCCGAGGTGCCGGAGGAATTGATCGGGATGAAGAATGTGGTTCTTCTTCCCCACGCGGCAAGTGACACTGAGGAAACATGCAAAGCAATGGCAGATCTTGTGATAGGGAATCTGGAGGCTCATTTTCTGAAGAAGCCATTGTTGACTCCAGTAATTTGA
- the LOC116201352 gene encoding uncharacterized protein LOC116201352: MEAAEELEPSGVLDKILPLQLEDSILRAATAAKSRATSILTGEESRECVNDPWLDPAADALTGVEPEHDLPGGPCAGEKGGKVEACGDDVVVPGESDAADEMAVGAGADVGEGHAACVDGLQGVEDGVKGGDRIGGNAEEAGWDDDDKEEPILVEGVV; this comes from the coding sequence ATGGAAGCAGCTGAAGAACTAGAACCTTCAGGAGTCTTGGACAAGATCCTACCTCTGCAGCTCGAGGACTCGATCCTCCGAGCCGCCACTGCTGCCAAGTCCCGTGCCACCTCAATCTTGACAGGGGAAGAAAGCAGGGAATGTGTGAACGATCCATGGCTGGACCCTGCAGCTGACGCGCTCACTGGAGTAGAGCCGGAGCATGACCTGCCAGGAGGGCCATGTGCAGGGGAGAAGGGTGGCAAGGTGGAGGCCTGTGGCGATGATGTGGTAGTGCCTGGCGAGAGTGATGCGGCAGACGAGATGGCGGTTGGAGCGGGGGCAGATGTAGGGGAAGGGCATGCAGCCTGTGTGGATGGGTTGCAGGGGGTAGAGGACGGAGTAAAAGGAGGAGACCGAATCGGAGGTAACGCTGAGGAGGCCGGATGGGATGATGACGACAAGGAGGAGCCAATTCTGGTCGAAGGCGTTGTATGA
- the LOC116201353 gene encoding ras-related protein Rab7-like — MASRRRMLLKVIILGDSGVGKTSLMNQYVNRKFSNQYKATIGADFLTKEVQFEDKLFTLQIWDTAGQERFQSLGVAFYRGADCCVLVYDVNVMKSFDNLNNWREEFLIQASPSDPENFPFVVLGNKVDVDGGNSRVVSEKKAKAWCAAKGNIPYFETSAKEGFNVEAAFECIAKNALKNEPEEEIYLPDTIDVAGGGRTQRSPSGCEC; from the exons ATGGCTTCTCGCAGACGTATGCTCCTGAAAGTCATAATCCTCGGCGACAGCGG GGTTGGGAAGACTTCTCTGATGAACCA GTATGTGAACCGCAAGTTTAGCAATCAGTACAAGGCCACGATCGGAGCTGATTTTTTGACCAAGGAAGTTCAGTTTGAAGACAAGCTATTCACATTGCAG ATATGGGATACTGCTGGTCAAGAAAGGTTTCAAAGTCTTGGTGTGGCTTTCTACCGAGGTGCTGACTGCTGTGTCCTTGTATATGATGTGAATGTGATGAAATCATTTGATAATCTCAACAACTGGCGGGAGGAGTTTCTTATTCAG GCCAGTCCATCTGATCCTGAAAACTTTCCATTCGTCGTGTTGGGTAACAAGGTAGATGTTGATGGCGGCAACAGCCGTGTG GTATCTGAAAAGAAAGCAAAGGCCTGGTGTGCTGCTAAGGGAAACATACCCTATTTCGAAACCTCCGCAAAGGAAGGATTCAATGTCGAAGCTGCCTTCGAGTGCATAGCAAAGAATGCCCTGAAGAACGAACCTGAAGAAGAAAT ATATCTTCCTGACACCATCGATGTGGCTGGCGGAGGACGAACACAGAGGTCACCCAGTGGCTGTGAATGCTAG
- the LOC116200702 gene encoding dynein light chain 1, cytoplasmic-like, translated as MLEGKALIEDTDMPVKMQAQAMASASQALDLYDVVDCKSVAAHIKKEFDKKYGGGWQCVVGSNFGCFFTHSKGTFIYFTLETLNFLIFKGASS; from the exons atgTTGGAAGGGAAGGCTCTGATTGAAGACACTGATATGCCGGTGAAGATGCAGGCCCAGGCCATGGCCTCTGCTTCTCAAGCTCTGGACCTCTACGATGTTGTTGACTGCAAGTCCGTTGCAGCTCACATCAAGAag GAGTTTGACAAGAAGTACGGGGGCGGTTGGCAGTGCGTGGTCGGCTCGAACTTCGGGTGTTTCTTTACTCACTCCAAGGGGACCTTCATCTACTTCACATTGGAGACACTCAATTTCCTCATCTTCAAGGGTGCCTCCTCTTAA
- the LOC116199503 gene encoding rop guanine nucleotide exchange factor 12-like — translation MTYGLEQEQENYKSRLYHFQQGTQQGGTTMAHHMKSMSVDQLAFRGGESGPDEYAGPRSYAGHPMSNAGSSEKQQMGWSIHNHRGNDNGLKPPIPREDPKPKQPSDLELMKEKFAKLLLGEDMSGGGKGVSSALALSNAITNLAASVFGEQKRLEPMSADRKAKWKKEIDWLLCVTDHIVEFVPSQQKTNGVNMEIMMTKQRTDLQMNIPALRKLDAMLIDCLENFKDQTEFYYVKKEEDSDKGDDKRKDDKWWLPTCKVPPNGLSEMTRRWLQFQKDSVNQVLKAAMAINAQVLSEMEIPENYIESLPKNGRASLGDSIYKGITVEYFDPDAFLSTMDLTSEHKILDLKNRIEASIVIWKRKMTTKDSKSHWGSAVSLEKRELFEERAETVLIILKQRFPGIPQSALDISKIQYNGDVGQAILESYSRVIESLAFTVLSRIEDVLYADVVAKNPSQAPLKRNPLLTTPSMGMEKLPNFKDEVEKLKTAEAPASMTLLDFMGWNTTDKEDTDEKHKDFFMGDELLRADSNCKLLPIAMNNRPSYLEKIDLSGPRSPTSRH, via the exons ATGACTTACGGGCTCGAGCAAGAGCAGGAGAATTACAAGTCGAGGTTGTACCATTTCCAGCAGGGAACGCAGCAGGGCGGCACCACCATGGCACACCACATGAAGAGCATGAGCGTGGATCAGCTCGCCTTCAGGGGCGGTGAGTCCGGCCCGGATGAGTATGCCGGGCCTAGAAGCTACGCTGGTCATCCCATGAGCAATGCGGGGTCTTCTGAGAAACAGCAGATGGGTTGGTCCATTCATAATCATCGAGGCAATGACAATGGGCTGAAGCCGCCCATACCCCGCGAAGACCCGAAACCAAAGCAGCCTTCAG ATTTGGAGCTGATGAAGGAAAAATTTGCGAAACTGCTTCTCGGAGAGGACATGTCAGGTGGAGGAAAAGGAGTTTCTTCGGCTTTGGCATTGTCGAATGCTATCACAAACCTTGCTG CTTCAGTGTTCGGAGAACAAAAACGACTCGAGCCCATGTCAGCGGACAGGAAAGCGAAGTGGAAGAAAGAGATCGATTGGCTCTTATGTGTGACAGATCACATTGTTGAATTCGTTCCTTCTCAGCAGAAAACTAACGGAGTGAATATGGAG ATTATGATGACGAAGCAGCGAACCGATCTTCAGATGAATATCCCTGCCTTGCGCAAGTTGGATGCCATGCTTATT GATTGCTTGGAAAACTTCAAGGACCAAACTGAATTCTACTATGTTAAGAAAGAAGAGGACTCGGACAAAGGAGATGATAAGAGGAAGGACGACAAATGGTGGCTTCCGACTTGTAAAGTTCCTCCAAATGGCCTGTCAGAAATGACTCGGAGGTGGCTGCAGTTTCAGAAGGATTCCGTCAATCAGGTGCTCAAGGCAGCCATGGCCATCAACGCTCAAGTCCTCTCGGAGATGGAGATCCCCGAAAATTACATCGAGTCTCTGCCTAAG AACGGGAGAGCAAGCCTGGGAGACTCGATCTACAAAGGCATTACAGTTGAATACTTCGATCCAGACGCTTTCCTCTCGACGATGGACCTAACTTCCGAGCACAAAATCCTCGATCTTAAGAACAGGATTGAAGCCTCCATTGTGATCTGGAAGCGAAAGATGACCACTAAGGACAGCAAGTCCCACTGGGGGTCTGCCGTGAGCCTGGAGAAGAGGGAACTCTTCGAGGAGAGAGCTGAGACAGTGTTAATCATCCTCAAGCAACGATTCCCGGGAATTCCACAATCGGCATTGGACATCAGCAAAATTCAATACAATGGG GATGTCGGACAGGCAATCCTAGAGAGCTACTCGAGAGTAATAGAGAGCTTGGCCTTCACAGTCTTGTCCAGAATCGAGGACGTTCTCTATGCAGATGTTGTGGCAAAGAATCCATCGCAAGCACCACTAAAGAGGAACCCGCTGTTGACTACCCCTTCAATGGGAATGGAGAAACTCCCGAACTTTAAGGATGAGGTGGAGAAGTTGAAGACCGCTGAGGCCCCGGCTTCCATGACCCTATTGGACTTCATGGGGTGGAATACGACGGATAAGGAAGACACTGATGAGAAGCATAAGGACTTTTTTATGGGAGACGAGTTGCTCAGGGCTGACTCGAACTGCAAGCTCCTGCCTATTGCGATGAACAACAGGCCCTCGTACTTGGAGAAGATTGACTTAAGCGGGCCAAGAAGCCCGACATCCCGGCATTAG
- the LOC116200701 gene encoding photosystem I reaction center subunit VI, chloroplastic has product MASLATLAAVQPAAVKGLAGSSIAGTKLHVKPARQSLRPKSIRSGATVAKYGDKSVYFDLEDLGNTTGQWDLYGSDAPSPYNSLQSKFFETFAAPFTKRGLLLKFLILGGGSTLAYFSATASGDILPIKKGPQLPPKLGPRGKI; this is encoded by the exons ATGGCTTCTCTAGCAACCTTGGCTGCCGTGCAACCCGCAGCCGTGAAGGGCCTCGCCGGGAGCTCCATCGCCGGGACTAAGCTCCACGTGAAGCCCGCGCGCCAGAGCCTCAGACCCAAGAGCATCAG GTCTGGCGCCACGGTGGCGAAGTATGGGGACAAGAGTGTCTACTTCGACTTGGAGGATTTGGGCAACACAACTGGTCAGTGGGACTTGTACGGCTCAGATGCTCCTTCCCCCTATAACTCTCTTCAG AGCAAGTTCTTCGAGACATTTGCTGCCCCATTCACAAAGAGAGGCCTTCTGCTCAAGTTCTTAATCTTGGGAGGCGGCTCCACCCTCGCCTACTTCAGCGCCACCGCCTCCGGCGACATCCTCCCTATCAAGAAGGGTCCCCAACTCCCGCCGAAGCTGGGTCCACGTGGCAAGATCTAA
- the LOC116199135 gene encoding probable inactive nicotinamidase At3g16190, with the protein MQPVGGLWTYKYMHQAHGIAPYSCTDHHLPHLLVRTFLIFPARTCLSASSDPTRSDGGSLLSSMADKWKHTALLVIDMQKDFVEEEDSPMRVNGGEAIVPNVIEAVEVARRRGILVIWVVREHDPLGRDVELFRRHWYSPGKPGPTSKGSRGAELVDGLVIREGDYKLVKTRFSAFFATHLHSLLQGAGIDTLVITGVQTPNCIRQTVFDAVALDYKSVTVLVDATAAASLEVHLANVFDMKNVGVATPTLEQWSKSDA; encoded by the exons ATGCAG CCTGTCGGGGGTCTATGGACATATAAATACATGCACCAGGCGCACGGTATAGCTCCTTACAGTTGTACTGAtcatcatcttccccatctCCTCGTCCGTACATTTCTCATCTTTCCAGCTAGAACTTGCCTCTCTGCTTCTTCCGACCCGACCCGATCGGACGGTGGATCCCTTCTATCGTCCATGGCGGATAAGTGGAAGCACACGGCTCTACTGGTCATCGACATGCAG AAAGATTttgtggaggaggaggacagCCCGATGAGGGTGAACGGCGGCGAGGCCATCGTCCCCAACGTTATTGAGGCTGTCGAAGTTGCCAGGCGGAGGGGCATTCTCGTCATTTGG GTGGTCCGAGAACATGATCCTCTTGGCAGAGATGTCGAGCTCTTCCGCCGGCATTGGTACTCGCCAGGGAAACCTGGGCCAACCAGCAAGGGCAGCAGAGGAGCAGAGCTAGTCGATGGCCTTGTGATCAGAGAAGGAGACTACAAGCTGGTGAAGACGCGATTCAGCGCATTCTTCGCCACTCACCTTCATTCGCTTCTCCAGGGCGCCGGAATAGATACTTTAGTTATAACCG GCGTGCAAACTCCTAATTGCATCAGGCAAACAGTCTTTGATGCGGTAGCACTAGATTATAAGTCAGTCACGGTACTTGTTGATGCCACTGCTGCTGCCTCTCTCGAGGTGCATCTCG CCAATGTATTCGATATGAAGAATGTTGGTGTGGCTACACCGACTTTGGAGCAATGGTCGAAGTCTGATGCTTGA
- the LOC116199133 gene encoding malonate--CoA ligase produces the protein MRSPFKAFNYHSLRLVHTCRLSRYYHSSPPPPPLRASAFSPLTRALDSCLSQSRLLSTSTFMEVVKAAAKQGSAACDSVAIRADQKSYSYQQLVSSAVNISRFLSSEDLNSSAGNGHLNGACVGIIAKPSAEFVAGILGTWLSGGVAVPLALSYPEAELLHVLKDSDVSIILSTEDYHELMQNVAAKSSAKCSLIPSVPVGRTEAEKAPLENFHSSHERGEEDPALIVYTSGTTGKPKGAVHTHKSISAQVRTLTDAWEYTSSDQFLHCLPLHHVHGLFNALLAPLYAGSTVEFMTKFSVRGIWQRWCESYHEGIKADDAITVFTGVPTMYTRLIQGYEAMGTDLQAASASAARNLRLMMCGSSALPYPVMQRWEAITGHRLLERYGMTEFVMAISNPLKGERRGGTVGKPFPGVEVKILEDESGNDAPGVGELCIRSPSLFKEYWKLPEVTRESFIEGGFFKTGDAVRVDEDGYYLIMGRTSADIMKVGGYKLSALEIEAILLEHPVVAECCVLGLPDKDYGEVVCAIIVPEEEAKRKCAEELKPAITLDELCTWAKDKLAPYKLPTRLFLWDSLPRNAMGKVNKKELKKKLSFEGL, from the exons ATGAGGTCCCCATTTAAGGCCTTTAACTACCACAGCCTCAGACTTGTCCACACTTGTCGCTTATCCCGCTATTATcattcttctcctcctcctcctcctctcagAGCATCTGCTTTCTCTCCTCTCACTCGGGCACTTGATTCTTGCCTCTCTCAGTCTCGTCTTCTGTCGA CATCCACGTTCATGGAGGTGGTTAAAGCGGCTGCAAAGCAAGGTTCTGCAGCATGTGATAGTGTTGCTATCAGGGCTGATCAGAAGAGCTACAGTTATCAACAACTTGTCTCTAGTGCAGTAAATATATCAAGGTTCTTGTCTAGCGAGGACTTAAATTCT AGTGCAGGAAATGGACATCTTAATGGTGCTTGTGTAGGAATCATAGCCAAACCTTCAGCGGAGTTTGTTGCTGGAATTCTGGGAACTTGGCTTAGTGGAGGAGTTGCAGTTCCTCTTGCTCTCAGTTACCCCGAAGCCGAACTTCTTCATGTTCTGAAAGATTCG gatgTCTCTATTATACTTAGCACTGAAGATTACCATGAGCTAATGCAAAATGTGGCTGCAAAAAGCTCTGCAAAGTGTTCACTTATCCCCTCTGTTCCCGTTGGAAGAACTGAGGCAGAGAAAGCACCGCTAGAAAATTTTCACAGCTCTCATGAGAGAG GTGAAGAAGATCCCGCCTTAATTGTATATACAAGTGGTACAACTGGAAAACCGAAAGGAGCCGTGCACACTCACAAAAGCATCAGTGCACAG GTCCGAACTTTGACTGATGCCTGGGAGTATACATCTTCGGATCAGTTTCTGCACTGTCTGCCTCTTCATC ATGTTCACGGGTTATTCAATGCTCTACTAGCCCCTCTCTATGCAGGGTCCACG GTTGAGTTTATGACGAAATTTAGCGTGAGGGGAATATGGCAGCGCTGGTGTGAATCATATCATGAAGGAATTAAGGCTGATGATGCGATTACTGTTTTCACAGGG GTTCCAACTATGTACACACGATTAATACAAGGTTATGAAGCTATGGGCACAGATCTACAAGCTGCTTCAGCTTCTGCAGCTCGCAATTTGAGGTTGATG ATGTGTGGTTCCTCTGCTTTACCTTATCCTGTTATGCAAAGATGGGAAGCCATAACAGGACATCGCCTTTTGGAACGGTATGGGATGACCGAG TTTGTCATGGCAATCTCGAACCCTTTAAAAGGCGAAAGAAGAGGTGGTACTGTTGGAAAACCATTTCCTGGTGTTGAG GTTAAGATTCTCGAAGATGAAAGTGGAAATGATGCCCCTGGTGTGGGTGAGCTGTGTATCAGAAGCCCTTCCTTGTTCAAGGAGTATTGGAAGCTTCCTGAG GTAACTAGAGAATCATTTATTGAGGGTGGATTCTTTAAGACTGGTGATGCTGTTAGAGTGGATGAAGATGGATATTACCTCATCATGGGAC GTACCAGCGCCGATATCATGAAGGTCGGGGGATACAAGCTGTCAGCATTAGAAATTGAGGCAATTCTTTTGGAG CATCCTGTTGTGGCAGAGTGTTGTGTGTTGGGTTTACCAGATAAAGACTATGGAGAAGTTGTGTGCGCTATTATTGTGCCTGAGGAAGAAGCAAAGAGGAAATGCGCAGAAGAGCTGAAGCCTGCGATAACTTTGGACGAACTTTGTACCTGGGCAAAGGATAAACTTGCACCATACAAG CTACCAACAAGATTGTTCCTATGGGACTCGCTTCCTCGTAATGCCATGGGAAAG GTCAAcaaaaaggagttgaagaaaaaGCTATCTTTTGAAGGTCTATGA
- the LOC116201338 gene encoding protein CURVATURE THYLAKOID 1C, chloroplastic, whose amino-acid sequence MASIFGNFPVVLLVSRAQTQTLHGRTGAAAFPTVSGLQVQDRPNRVAVVVKAMGEGSESSTSLSIVKSVQNVWDKPEDRLGLIGLGFAGVVALWASLNLITAIDKLPLIPSTLEFIGILFSAWFTYRYLLFKPTREELFQIINKSISNVLDQ is encoded by the exons ATGGCTTCAATCTTTGGAAACTTCCCCGTGGTTCTTCTTGTTAGCAGAGCACAGACACAGACCCTTCACGGAAGGACTGGAGCTGCCGCATTTCCTACAGTTTCTGGCCTTCAAGTTCAAG ATAGACCGAACCGTGTTGCTGTTGTTGTGAAGGCCATGGGAGAAGGCTCTGAATCTTCAACCTCCCTGAGCATTGTTAAATCTGTACAGAATGTT TGGGATAAACCTGAGGATCGACTGGGTCTTATCGGACTGGGGTTCGCCGGTGTTGTAGCTCTTTGGGCATCATTAAACCTGATCACG GCCATCGACAAGCTGCCCCTTATCCCGAGCACACTGGAATTTATAGGAATACTCTTTTCTGCA TGGTTTACATATCGCTACCTCTTGTTCAAACCCACTCG GGAAGAGCTCTTCCAAATCATCAACAAGTCTATCTCAAATGTCTTGGACCAGTGA
- the LOC116201337 gene encoding pentatricopeptide repeat-containing protein At4g21065-like — translation MVPYKRVSKINRTSIDSASLIQAASFASQSAAQLQSEGGSFPSPTSEVISYPKTDNPFARYASLLSSCIAGKALNPGRQIHARLYLMGVGFDPHLSTKLVNLYCGCGSLNHARLLFDRIPKKNIFLWNVLIRAYAWNGPHEVAISLFYEMIDHGLVPDNFTLPFVLKACSALSAVKPGRDIHDIAIRTGWEKDPFVGSALVDMYAKCGMVENARGVFDKIKKRDVVLWNSMLAAYSHNGCAAEAISLCREMALSGVRPSEGTLVTVISACADMAGLPHGRELHGLGWRLGFGSNDRVATALVDMYAKCGSVHLARRLFEGLRIKRLISWNAMITGYAMHGFASDALGLFEEMRQDNNLLPDHITFVGVLSACSHGGLLDEGWRYFELMTEFYGMQPTVQHYTCMVDLLGHWGRLDEAHDLIMRMQVPPDSGVWGALLNSCKIRGNVQLAELALEKLIELEPHDAGNYVILSNIYAQAGQWDRVAKVRSLMTNQGIKKSVAFSWIEVKNKVHSFSTGDTSHPVYEEIHAELKRVEGLIKEAGYVPNTEPVFHDVEDDEKDHMVCSHSERLAIAFGLISTPHGTRLLITKNIRVCEDCHMAIKFISKVTEREITVRDVNRYHHFRDGICSCRDYW, via the coding sequence ATGGTCCCTTACAAGAGAGTATCCAAGATAAACCGAACCTCCATAGATTCAGCTTCTTTAATCCAAGCCGCTTCCTTTGCCTCGCAATCAGCAGCGCAACTCCAATCTGAAGGTGGGTCATTCCCTTCTCCCACCTCTGAAGTCATATCATACCCGAAAACAGATAACCCCTTCGCTCGTTATGCCTCTCTCTTGAGTTCTTGCATCGCCGGGAAGGCGTTGAACCCGGGAAGGCAGATCCATGCCCGGCTTTACTTGATGGGTGTTGGGTTTGATCCCCATCTATCCACCAAATTGGTCAATCTTTACTGTGGCTGCGGTTCATTGAATCATGCCCGCCTCCTGTTCGATAGAATTCCCAAGAAGAACATTTTCCTCTGGAATGTCTTGATTCGGGCTTATGCGTGGAATGGTCCTCATGAGGTCGCGATATCACTTTTTTATGAGATGATAGATCACGGGCTCGTTCCTGATAACTTTACGCTCCCGTTTGTGCTCAAAGCTTGCTCGGCCCTCTCAGCGGTTAAGCCGGGAAGAGACATTCATGATATTGCCATTCGAACAGGGTGGGAGAAGGATCCGTTTGTGGGGTCTGCTCTTGTTGACATGTATGCCAAGTGCGGAATGGTAGAAAATGCCCGTGGCGTATTTgataagatcaagaagagagATGTAGTGCTGTGGAACTCCATGCTTGCAGCCTATTCCCACAATGGCTGTGCAGCGGAGGCGATCTCCCTGTGCCGCGAGATGGCACTATCAGGTGTAAGACCCTCCGAGGGAACTCTGGTGACAGTAATATCAGCCTGTGCGGACATGGCGGGCCTTCCCCATGGTAGGGAACTTCATGGATTGGGCTGGAGGCTTGGTTTTGGTTCGAACGACAGAGTGGCAACAGCTCTAGTGGATATGTATGCAAAGTGCGGCTCTGTTCATCTCGCGAGGAGATTGTTCGAGGGGCTTAGGATTAAACGTTTGATTTCGTGGAATGCAATGATCACCGGCTACGCGATGCACGGGTTCGCTTCTGATGCTTTAGGTTTGTTCGAAGAAATGAGACAAGATAATAATTTGCTTCCTGACCACATCACTTTCGTTGGGGTTCTGTCAGCTTGTAGTCACGGGGGTTTGCTCGATGAAGGATGGAGATATTTCGAACTAATGACGGAATTTTATGGGATGCAGCCCACCGTCCAGCACTATACTTGCATGGTCGATCTCCTGGGCCACTGGGGCCGATTAGATGAGGCCCATGACCTGATAATGCGTATGCAGGTCCCTCCAGATTCAGGTGTCTGGGGTGCCCTTCTCAACTCTTGCAAGATCCGTGGAAATGTTCAGCTTGCTGAGCTAGCATTAGAGAAGCTGATCGAACTCGAGCCTCATGATGCAGGAAATTACGTGATCTTATCTAACATATATGCCCAGGCAGGGCAGTGGGACCGTGTAGCGAAAGTTAGAAGTTTGATGACCAACCAGGGGATTAAAAAGAGTGTCGCATTTAGTTGGATCGAAGTGAAGAACAAAGTCCACTCGTTTTCAACGGGGGATACTTCACATCCCGTGTACGAGGAAATACATGCGGAACTGAAGAGGGTGGAGGGACTGATTAAGGAAGCAGGTTATGTCCCAAACACTGAACCTGTTTTCCACGATGTGGAAGACGATGAGAAGGATCACATGGTCTGTAGCCACAGTGAGAGGCTTGCGATTGCTTTTGGGCTTATCAGTACGCCGCATGGGACGAGGCTTCTGATAACGAAGAACATCCGAGTGTGTGAGGATTGCCACATGGCGATCAAGTTTATCTCGAAGGTCACGGAGAGGGAGATCACTGTTAGGGATGTTAATCGATACCATCATTTCAGGGATGGAATCTGTTCATGTCGGGATTACTGGTGA